A genomic window from Brassica oleracea var. oleracea cultivar TO1000 chromosome C8, BOL, whole genome shotgun sequence includes:
- the LOC106309501 gene encoding prohibitin-2, mitochondrial-like has translation MSFKKVPNVPGSPALSALLKVSVIGGLGVYAISNSLYNVEGGHRAVMFNRLTGVKEKVYPEGTHFMLPWFERPIIYDVRARPYLVESTTGSHDLQMVKIGLRVLTRPMGDRLPHIYRTLGENYSERVLPSIIHETLKAIVAQYNASQLITQREAVSREIRKILTERASNFDIALDDVSITTLTFGKEFTAAIEAKQVAAQEAERAKFIVEKAEQDKRSAVIRAQGEAKSAQLIGQAIANNQAFITLRKIEAAREIAQTIAQSANKVYLSSNDLLLNLQEMNLEPSPNK, from the exons ATGAGTTTCAAGAAAGTGCCCAACGTCCCTGGATCTCCTGCTCTCTCTGCCCTTCTTAAGGTCAGCGTTATCGGTGGCCTCGGTGTCTACGCCATTAGCAATAGCTTGTACAATGTCGAGGGTGGTCACCGTGCTGTCATGTTCAACCGATTAACTGGTGTCAAGGAAAAG GTTTACCCGGAAGGAACGCATTTCATGTTGCCGTGGTTTGAGAGGCCAATCATCTATGACGTCCGTGCACGACCCTATCTTGTGGAGAGCACCACCGGTAGTCATGACCTTCAGATG GTGAAAATTGGACTCAGGGTTCTCACACGTCCCATGGGTGACCGTTTGCCTCATATTTACCGAACCCTAGGCGAGAATTACAGTGAAAGGGTTCTTCCTTCCATCATCCATGAAACTCTAAAAGCTATAGTAGCTCAGTACAATGCAAGCCAGCTCATCACTCAGAGAGAG GCTGTGAGCAGAGAGATACGCAAAATTTTGACAGAGAGAGCTTCCAACTTCGACATTGCTCTCGATGATGTCTCCATCACGACTCTCACGTTTGGCAAAGAGTTCACCGCAGCAATCGAAGCTAAACAAGTGGCTGCACAGGAAGCTGAGCGTGCTAAGTTCATCGTGGAGAAAGCAGAGCAAGACAAGAGAAGTGCGGTTATCCGTGCACAG GGAGAAGCTAAAAGTGCTCAACTTATCGGACAAGCTATAGCAAACAATCAGGCATTCATAACTCTGAGAAAGATTGAAGCTGCGAGAGAGATTGCTCAGACCATTGCACAATCGGCTAACAAGGTGTACCTGAGCTCCAACGATCTCTTACTTAACCTTCAAGAGATGAACTTGGAGCCTAGCCCCAACAAGTAA